One Lactobacillus crispatus DNA segment encodes these proteins:
- a CDS encoding sugar O-acetyltransferase → MEENTKKMLAGKPYRPDTEELKKISSLAHRLSRDYNMTTDEDEVERKAIIDRLFPNHGQNVYLQGPIEVDYGQFTHLGDNFYSNFNLTILDTCPVTIGNNVMCGPNVTFATPLHPLLPTQRNARKQSDGKIADIEYGAAITVGDNCWLASNVTVCPGVKIGKNCVIGAGSVVTKDIPDNSLALGVPAKVIRQITDQDHLNNYPY, encoded by the coding sequence ATGGAAGAAAATACTAAAAAAATGTTGGCAGGCAAACCATATCGCCCAGATACTGAAGAACTGAAAAAGATTTCCAGTTTAGCTCATCGCTTATCACGTGATTACAACATGACTACTGATGAAGATGAGGTAGAACGGAAAGCAATTATCGATCGTCTTTTTCCGAATCATGGTCAAAATGTATATTTACAAGGACCAATTGAAGTGGATTATGGCCAATTTACACACTTAGGAGATAATTTTTATTCTAATTTCAATTTGACTATTTTGGATACTTGTCCCGTAACAATTGGAAATAATGTAATGTGTGGACCTAACGTAACATTTGCGACTCCATTGCATCCTTTGTTGCCAACTCAAAGAAATGCTCGCAAGCAATCAGACGGAAAAATAGCCGATATTGAATATGGAGCAGCTATCACTGTTGGCGATAATTGTTGGTTAGCCAGCAATGTTACTGTTTGTCCCGGCGTAAAAATTGGTAAAAATTGCGTTATTGGAGCTGGATCGGTAGTTACTAAAGATATTCCAGATAATTCATTGGCACTAGGGGTACCGGCTAAAGTAATACGTCAGATTACTGATCAAGATCATTTAAATAATTATCCATATTAG
- a CDS encoding IS256 family transposase has translation MNDFTKDFAQALFNPDKINDLLRKELQQAVNNLLEAELTAFLGYDPYARNGWNTGNSRNGAYFRKVDTQFGPIEVQVPRDRNGQFHQHTLPDYKQHSDVLESTIIKLYSKGVTTREIADLIEKMYGSHYSPAQVSNISKQMLPKIEAYHKRKLSDKFFCVYLDATYLPLRRETFEREAVYIAIGIKPNGHKEVIDYCIAPSENIEVWTEMLQNMKSRGLKQVELFLSDGVVGMKTALARTYPKAHFQRCLVHVMRNICAKVRVDDREKIMNEFKQIHQQTSKKEAAAVLHKFYAKWNKAYSHVIKGLKEIEPDLLVFYNYPKQIRASIYSTNMIESFNNVIKRKAKPKAEFPTEQSLDAFIGIQAMSYNDRYFNRIHKGFGQVQDTLESYFD, from the coding sequence ATGAATGATTTTACCAAAGATTTTGCTCAAGCTCTATTCAATCCAGACAAAATAAATGATTTATTGCGCAAAGAGCTACAACAGGCTGTTAATAACTTGCTAGAAGCTGAGTTGACTGCCTTTCTAGGCTATGATCCCTATGCCAGAAATGGCTGGAATACTGGCAATTCTAGAAATGGTGCTTATTTCCGCAAGGTTGATACCCAGTTTGGACCAATTGAAGTGCAAGTGCCTCGAGACCGCAACGGTCAGTTTCATCAGCACACGCTGCCTGACTACAAGCAGCACTCTGATGTTTTGGAAAGCACGATTATCAAGCTATACTCCAAAGGCGTAACTACCAGAGAAATCGCTGACTTGATTGAGAAAATGTATGGCAGTCATTATAGTCCAGCTCAAGTATCAAATATTTCCAAGCAGATGCTCCCCAAGATTGAGGCTTATCACAAGCGCAAGCTAAGCGACAAGTTTTTCTGTGTCTATTTGGATGCGACATACCTTCCTTTGCGCCGAGAAACGTTTGAGCGTGAAGCAGTATATATTGCCATTGGCATTAAACCTAATGGACATAAGGAAGTCATTGACTACTGCATTGCTCCTAGTGAGAACATTGAAGTTTGGACAGAGATGCTTCAAAACATGAAGTCCAGAGGCTTGAAGCAAGTTGAGCTTTTTCTTTCTGATGGTGTTGTTGGCATGAAAACAGCCTTGGCCAGGACTTATCCTAAAGCTCATTTTCAACGCTGCCTGGTTCATGTCATGCGCAATATCTGCGCTAAAGTACGCGTCGACGATCGTGAAAAGATCATGAACGAATTCAAGCAGATACATCAACAGACAAGCAAAAAAGAAGCTGCAGCTGTCTTGCACAAATTCTATGCCAAATGGAATAAAGCTTATAGCCATGTCATCAAAGGTTTGAAGGAAATTGAGCCCGATCTGCTAGTCTTCTACAATTATCCCAAACAAATCAGAGCTTCAATTTATTCAACCAATATGATTGAATCCTTTAACAACGTCATCAAGCGTAAAGCTAAGCCTAAGGCAGAATTTCCAACTGAACAGTCGCTTGATGCATTTATTGGCATCCAGGCAATGAGCTACAATGACCGTTATTTCAATCGAATTCATAAAGGCTTTGGTCAGGTTCAGGACACCTTAGAATCCTACTTTGATTAA
- a CDS encoding IS256 family transposase: MNDFTKDFAQALFNPDKINDLLRKELQQAVNNLLEAELTAFLGYDPYARNGWNTGNSRNGAYFRKVDTQFGPIEVQVPRDRNGQFHQHTLPDYKQHSDVLENMVIKLYSKGVTTREIADLIEKMYGSHYSPAQVSNISKQMIPKVEAYHKRKLSDKFFCIYLDATYLPLRRETFEREVVYIAIGIKPNGHKAVIDYCIAPSENIEVWTEMLQNMKSRGLKQVELFLSDGVVGMKTALARTYPKAHFQRCLVHVMRNICAKVRVDDREKIMNEFKQVHQQTNKEEAIAVLHDFYTKWGKVYSHVIRSLKDIEPDLLVFYNYPKQIRASIYSTNMIESFNNVIKRKAKPKAEFPTEQSLDAFIGIQAMSYNDRYFNRIHKGFGQVQDTLESYFD, from the coding sequence ATGAATGATTTTACCAAAGATTTTGCTCAAGCTCTATTCAATCCGGACAAAATAAATGATTTATTGCGCAAAGAGCTACAACAGGCTGTTAATAACTTGTTAGAAGCTGAATTGACTGCATTTCTGGGCTATGATCCCTATGCCAGAAATGGCTGGAATACTGGCAACTCTAGAAATGGTGCTTATTTCCGCAAAGTTGATACGCAATTTGGCCCAATTGAAGTGCAAGTGCCTCGGGATCGCAACGGTCAATTTCATCAGCACACGCTGCCTGACTACAAGCAGCACTCTGATGTTTTGGAAAATATGGTCATCAAGCTTTATTCAAAAGGCGTGACTACCAGAGAAATAGCTGATCTAATTGAAAAGATGTATGGCAGCCATTATAGCCCGGCTCAGGTATCAAATATTTCCAAGCAGATGATTCCAAAGGTTGAGGCTTACCACAAACGCAAGCTAAGCGACAAGTTCTTCTGCATTTATCTGGATGCGACATACCTTCCTTTGCGCCGGGAAACGTTTGAGCGTGAAGTAGTCTATATTGCAATTGGCATCAAGCCTAATGGGCACAAGGCAGTCATTGACTACTGCATTGCTCCTAGCGAGAACATTGAAGTCTGGACAGAGATGCTTCAAAACATGAAATCCCGAGGCTTAAAGCAAGTTGAGCTTTTTCTTTCAGATGGCGTTGTTGGCATGAAAACAGCCTTGGCTAGAACTTATCCTAAAGCTCATTTTCAACGCTGTTTGGTTCATGTCATGCGCAATATCTGCGCTAAAGTACGCGTCGACGATCGTGAAAAGATCATGAACGAATTCAAACAGGTACATCAACAGACAAACAAAGAAGAAGCCATAGCTGTCCTGCATGACTTCTATACCAAATGGGGCAAGGTTTACAGTCATGTTATCAGAAGCTTGAAAGACATAGAACCAGATCTGCTGGTCTTTTATAACTATCCCAAGCAGATCAGAGCTTCAATTTATTCGACTAACATGATTGAATCATTTAACAATGTGATCAAGCGCAAAGCTAAGCCTAAGGCAGAATTTCCAACTGAACAGTCGCTTGATGCTTTTATTGGTATTCAGGCAATGAGCTACAATGACCGTTATTTCAATCGAATTCATAAAGGCTTCGGTCAAGTTCAGGACACCTTAGAATCCTACTTTGATTAA
- a CDS encoding phosphatase PAP2 family protein, with product MRKKNIYSICIGLPIFLILAFSIMAHASWVTGFDNFFEGLVHSIPNLQSIMHVITFLADTKVDLVWMLLIAVILWLKKQRPLSASIVISLVTADAFGWIVKHIIQRARPTAHLAADDGFSFPSGHTLGMAIIVFWLILILIPALVKNKTAKIWLTVLLAIWLVLVMISRVYLYAHWPSDVCGSVAIGLMWIGLVDAIWDKVTPQTDKNNF from the coding sequence ATGCGCAAAAAAAATATTTATTCTATTTGTATCGGATTACCGATCTTTTTGATTCTTGCATTCTCTATTATGGCTCATGCAAGTTGGGTTACCGGCTTTGACAATTTCTTTGAAGGCTTAGTCCACAGTATTCCTAATCTGCAGAGCATTATGCATGTAATTACATTTTTAGCAGATACTAAAGTTGACTTAGTTTGGATGCTGTTGATAGCTGTCATTCTTTGGCTGAAAAAGCAGCGTCCTCTTTCGGCAAGTATTGTCATTTCACTAGTTACAGCTGATGCTTTTGGTTGGATTGTTAAACATATAATCCAACGGGCACGACCAACTGCTCACTTAGCTGCTGATGATGGCTTCAGTTTTCCTAGTGGCCACACATTAGGAATGGCGATCATTGTTTTCTGGCTAATACTAATATTGATTCCAGCTTTAGTTAAAAATAAAACTGCTAAAATCTGGCTCACTGTTTTATTAGCTATTTGGCTTGTTTTAGTAATGATTTCAAGAGTTTATCTCTACGCTCACTGGCCAAGTGATGTTTGCGGCTCAGTTGCTATAGGCTTAATGTGGATTGGCTTAGTAGATGCAATTTGGGATAAAGTTACTCCACAAACAGACAAAAATAATTTTTAA
- a CDS encoding IS30 family transposase translates to MTNSNSSISKHYHQLTSVQRGQIQAMLDSGITSRTVIAQEVGCHKSTISREIKRGSVLQRDSSYLLYEHYYADTAQLYYEKRRKNCYQRNPLKHYAVFLRMLSRRFKAKFDATSIDEFVGEFKRTMPGYPCPSTPTVYRYIDQGLLDISNIDLPMKLKRRRNKRHHGQSGHALHKKNLGNSIEQRPKEIEDRKTPLHWEGDLVKGVRRKNQPALMTLTERTTRFEVVIKIPDYRASTCQRLLQNEIDRHPAWFKSITFDNGSEFADMTKIKGCQIYFAHPYSPWERGTNENCNGLLRQFFPKGKSMKDKSAAYVQQATDAINRKHRRILQYHTAEELFKQYISS, encoded by the coding sequence ATGACCAATTCAAATTCTAGCATTTCTAAGCACTATCATCAATTAACCAGCGTACAACGTGGACAAATTCAAGCAATGCTGGATTCCGGCATAACTTCCCGTACTGTTATCGCTCAAGAAGTCGGCTGCCATAAGTCGACAATCAGTCGCGAAATCAAACGCGGAAGCGTCCTGCAAAGAGACAGCAGCTATTTATTGTATGAGCACTATTACGCTGATACTGCACAGCTTTATTATGAGAAGCGTCGCAAAAACTGCTATCAGCGCAATCCATTGAAGCATTATGCTGTCTTTTTGAGAATGCTCTCCAGACGCTTCAAAGCTAAATTTGATGCCACCAGCATCGATGAATTCGTTGGTGAATTCAAAAGGACTATGCCAGGCTACCCTTGTCCCAGCACACCAACTGTCTATCGCTATATTGATCAGGGCTTGCTGGACATAAGCAATATTGATCTGCCTATGAAGCTCAAAAGACGCAGGAACAAGCGTCATCACGGCCAGAGCGGTCATGCTTTGCACAAGAAGAATCTTGGCAATTCCATTGAACAGCGTCCTAAAGAGATTGAAGACAGAAAAACGCCGCTGCACTGGGAAGGAGATCTGGTTAAAGGCGTCAGACGCAAGAATCAGCCTGCTTTAATGACTTTGACCGAAAGAACCACACGCTTTGAAGTAGTTATCAAGATTCCTGACTATCGGGCAAGCACATGCCAAAGGCTGCTTCAAAATGAGATTGACAGACATCCTGCCTGGTTTAAATCGATCACGTTTGACAATGGCTCTGAGTTTGCGGATATGACCAAGATCAAAGGCTGCCAGATCTACTTCGCCCACCCATATTCTCCATGGGAAAGAGGCACCAATGAGAACTGCAATGGACTTCTGCGTCAATTCTTCCCTAAAGGCAAAAGCATGAAAGATAAGTCAGCTGCTTATGTTCAACAGGCAACTGATGCCATTAACCGCAAACATCGTCGAATCCTTCAATATCACACAGCAGAAGAACTCTTCAAGCAATATATTTCCTCATAG